In the Agromyces flavus genome, CGGAGCCATCGCAACGCGCTCGAGCCGCCGTAGAGCACCTTCTCCCACCACGCGAGGCTCCGCGAGCGGCGGAACATCCACAGCTTGTTGCGGACCTCGTAGTAGAACCGCTCCCCCGGGTCGGTGTCGGTCGACCCGAGCACGCGGGTCTTGTGCACGACGACCGAGGCCGGCACGTGCAGCCCACGTCGGCCCCGCAGCGCGCGCGTGGAGTACTCGAAGTCGTCGTTCCAGATGAAGTAGTCGGCGATCGGCAGTCCGACCGCTCGCACGACGTCGGCACGCACGAGCATCGAGACGAACGAGGTGCTCCGGATGGGGACGGCTCGCCCGGACGCGGCCTGGCGCCGCTCGCCCGCGCTCGCGAACGGCTTCGGCCGGGGCGTGTTCATGGGGTGCTCGCTGCCGTCGAACCACTCGACCCGCGAACCGGCGACCGCGACGTCGGTGCCGGAGACGGCGTCGAGCAGGGCGCGCAGCGCCGACGGGGTGGGGACGGTGTCGTCGTCCATGAGCCAGATCCAGTCGGGATCGTGGTCGGCCAGCGCGACCGCCATGCCGGCGGCGAACCCGCCCGCGCCCCCGGTGTTCCGGGGCAGTTCGACCAGGTCGACGAGTTCGCCGGCCGCTCGAGCGACCTCGGCCGAGCCGTCGGTCGACGCGTTGTCGACGACCACGATCCGCGCGACGGGCGAGTCCTGGGCGATGAGGGCCTCGAGGACCTCCGAGAGGAGGTCGCGTCGGTTGTACGCGACGACGACCGCGACGACGCGGGCTGGCGGGGAAGTCGGACTCATCGGCTCTCGGACTCGGCGGGAACGGGACCCATCCATCTTGCCCTGTCCGGAGCCGCCCGGCTGTCCACAGCCCGCGCGATCCCGACCTCGCCGACGGGCCGCCGGGTACAGTTGACGAGCCGTCCGAGCCGCCGAGCCGCATCAGAAGGAGGGGCATGCCCACCACGCTCCGCGTGATCGTCGACCAGGTCGTCGCCCCCGTCCCGGGCCCGATCGGCCGGTACGCCGAGGCCCTCACCCAGGCGCTCATCGCCACCGCGCCGCGCGGCTGCGACGTCGAGGGCATCGTGTCGAGCTCGCTGCCGACCGACTACGAGCGCATCGAGGCGATGTTCCCCGGCCTCGCCGGGCTCTACAAGTCGAGCCTCGCCCGGCGCGAGTTGGCCGCCGCGTGGCAGTTCGGCCTCACGACCTCGCCCGGCGGCGGAATGATCCACGCGCCGTCGCTGTTCGCGCCGCTGCGCCGTCACGACCGCACGACGCCCGGCGAGCAGATCGTGGTGACCGTGCATGACCTGCTCGCCTGGACGCACCCCGACTCGCTGACCTCGGCGACCGTCGCGTGGCAGAAGGCCATGCTCAAGCGCGCCCGCCGGCACGCCGATGCCGTGGTCGTGCCCACGCATGCGCTCGCCGAGCGGCTCTCCTCGATCGTCGACCTGGGCGACCGGGTCCGCGTGATCGGAACCGCGCCTCGCCTGGGGCTCGAGCGCCCGCCCGAGGTGCTCGTGCGCTCGAGCGCGATCGAGCTCGGCCTGCCCGACGACTACCTCGTGGTCGAGGGCTCCCTCGAGCCGCGCAAGGGCGTCGGCGACCTGCTCGCCGCGCTCGGCCGCCCCGGCGTGCCCGACCTGCAGCTCGTCGTGCTCGGTCCCGAGAGCTGGGGCGAACTGCACCTCGCGACGGTCGCCGAGGAGGCCGGGGTCGCGCCCGAGCGCGTCCACGCGATCGAGCCGCGCGATGCGGCCCAGCTCGCGAGCGTGCTGGCCGGCGCCGTGGCGTTCGTGGCGCCGAGTCACGACGAGGGTGATGGCACGTCGATCATCGAAGCCATGAGCATCGGCGTCCCGGTCGTGCACTCGGATACGCCGGCGTACGTCGAGGTCGCGGCCGACGCCGGGATCGCGGTTCCCGTCGGCGTGGGCGGCGGCTACGTCGATCGGCTCGCCGCCGCCATCACCGCCGTCGTCGAGCACCGCGATGTCGCCGAGCGCCTCTCGATCGCCGGATCCGATCGTGCGCGCGCCTTCAGCTGGCGCGACTCCGCCGAGCGCGTCTGGCAGCTGCACGCCGACCTGTAGCGGCGAGCCGCCGTGCCGCGCGTCGGTCGCGACGCGCGGTCGCGTCAGCCCGCGGGTTCCTCGGTCGCCGGCGGCGCGACGGCCTGCGCGACGAGCGAGTGCACGAGCTCCCAGTCGGGCTCCATGGGATCGACGCCGGTCTCGGGGACGAGCTCGACCGTCGTGATCGGCTGCTCCCTCGTCTTCATCGCGAGGTCGACGAAGTAGCCGAGCATCGACTGCGGGATGTCGGTGCGAACCGTCTCCTCGCCCGCCTGGGCGACGTCCTGGAACTTGGTCAGCACGTTCGCGGGCGTGAACTGCCGCAGGATGGCCTCCTGAAGGACGCGCTGGCGCGCCATCCGCGCATAGTCGCCGCCCGCGACCCCGTACCGCGCTCGGCCGTACCAGAGCGCGTGATAGCCGTCCAGCTTCTGGAGCCCGGGCTCGATCCATCCGTCGACGTTGTTGTTGTCCTCGTCGCCGCCGATCGGGATGCGGGTCTCGACGTCGATCTCGACGCCGCCGAGCGCGTTCACGAGCTGCTCGAAGCCCTGCATGTCGATGAGCACGAAGTACTGGATCGGCAGGCCGGTGACGCCCTCGGCGGCATCCATCATCGCGTCGATGCCGGGCTCGCTGCCGCGAGCGGTCGCGTCGGGGTACAGTTCGGGGCTCTTGAGCTCGACCTCCGTGTAGATCGAGTTGAGGTGGCACGTGTCGACGTTGCACCCGTCGATCGATCCGTAGCCCTCGGGGTACATGGCGGCGAGCGGCGAGTGGTCGGGGAACGGCACGTCCTCGAGATCGCGCGGCAGGCCGACCATGACGGCGCTGCCGGTCTCGGCGTCGATGCTCACGACGGTCATGCTGTCGGGTCGCATGCCCTCGCGATCCGGACCGGAGTCGCCGCCGAGCAGCAGGATGTTGTAGCGGCCGTCGACGGGCGGCTCGCTCGGGCCGGCCGCGAACACCGACGAGAGGAAGCCGCTGGCGGTGGTCGCGACGTACGCGCCGTAGGCGGCCGTGCCCGACACGAGCACGAGCGCGACCGTCGTGAACGCGGCGATGCCCGCGCGCGCCGACGGCGCGGCCTTCACGAGCCGCACCAGGCGGAGCGTGTCGAGGGTGAGCACCACCCACAGCCCCGCGTAGAACACGAGCCCGATCGCGATGATCCACAGCGCGATGCTGTTCGACGCGATCGTGTAGATGATCGTCGGTGCGACGAAGTACGCGACCACGCCGAGGACGACGAGGGCCCAGAGCGTGAGGGTCGCGCCGAGCCCGAACCGGCCCAGCCGGCGATCGCCGGCGAGCACCTGCGCCGAACCGGGGATGAGCAGGTTGAGCACGACGAGCCACCATCCGCGCCGCGTCATGAGCGGCCGGGACTTGGTGTCCGGGTACCGGATGGGGCTTGCGGCGAGGGTCATCGGGTGGACTTCAGTCGCTCGTTCTTCTCCTCGACCAGCGCCGCGAGCGACGCGGCGTAGTCGGCCAGCGCGTCGCGGAGCGAGTCGTCGGAGGTGGCCAGGATCTTCACGGCGATCAGGCCGGCGTTCTTCGCGCCGCCGATCGAGACCGTCGCGACGGGCACGCCGGCCGGCATCTGCACGATCGAGAGCAGCGAGTCGAGTCCGTCGAGCCGCGAGAGCGGCACGGGCACCCCGACGACCGGCAGGGTCGTGACCGAGGCGAGCATGCCCGGCAGGTGGGCGGCGCCGCCGGCGCCGGCGATGATGACCCGGATGCCGCGGCCCGCGGCCTCCTTGCCGTACGCGATCATCTTCTCGGGCGTGCGGTGCGCCGACACCACCTCGACCTCGTGCGGAACGCCGAACTCGTCGAGGAGCTCGGATGCCTCGCGCATCACGTTCCAGTCGGAGTCGGAGCCCATGACGACGCCGACGAGCGGGGTGGGGTTGCCTGCGATCACCCGATAGATATTAGGGCTGGCGACTGGAAGAAGTCGGAGGGCGCTCCGTCAGTCCTGGAGGGCCTTCGCCGCGGCCCGGGCCTCGTACACGGCCTCGTCGAGATCGGGCCCGACCGCCGTGACGTGTCCGACCTTGCGGCCGGGGCGCGGCGCCTTGCCGTAGTTGTGGATCTT is a window encoding:
- a CDS encoding glycosyltransferase family 4 protein — translated: MPTTLRVIVDQVVAPVPGPIGRYAEALTQALIATAPRGCDVEGIVSSSLPTDYERIEAMFPGLAGLYKSSLARRELAAAWQFGLTTSPGGGMIHAPSLFAPLRRHDRTTPGEQIVVTVHDLLAWTHPDSLTSATVAWQKAMLKRARRHADAVVVPTHALAERLSSIVDLGDRVRVIGTAPRLGLERPPEVLVRSSAIELGLPDDYLVVEGSLEPRKGVGDLLAALGRPGVPDLQLVVLGPESWGELHLATVAEEAGVAPERVHAIEPRDAAQLASVLAGAVAFVAPSHDEGDGTSIIEAMSIGVPVVHSDTPAYVEVAADAGIAVPVGVGGGYVDRLAAAITAVVEHRDVAERLSIAGSDRARAFSWRDSAERVWQLHADL
- a CDS encoding glycosyltransferase; its protein translation is MSPTSPPARVVAVVVAYNRRDLLSEVLEALIAQDSPVARIVVVDNASTDGSAEVARAAGELVDLVELPRNTGGAGGFAAGMAVALADHDPDWIWLMDDDTVPTPSALRALLDAVSGTDVAVAGSRVEWFDGSEHPMNTPRPKPFASAGERRQAASGRAVPIRSTSFVSMLVRADVVRAVGLPIADYFIWNDDFEYSTRALRGRRGLHVPASVVVHKTRVLGSTDTDPGERFYYEVRNKLWMFRRSRSLAWWEKVLYGGSSALRWLRTVVRSHDRATLADGWRRGWRDGTRFRPRPNSDALADLGRASDAVRAVEPA
- the purE gene encoding 5-(carboxyamino)imidazole ribonucleotide mutase, coding for MGSDSDWNVMREASELLDEFGVPHEVEVVSAHRTPEKMIAYGKEAAGRGIRVIIAGAGGAAHLPGMLASVTTLPVVGVPVPLSRLDGLDSLLSIVQMPAGVPVATVSIGGAKNAGLIAVKILATSDDSLRDALADYAASLAALVEEKNERLKSTR
- a CDS encoding LCP family protein → MTLAASPIRYPDTKSRPLMTRRGWWLVVLNLLIPGSAQVLAGDRRLGRFGLGATLTLWALVVLGVVAYFVAPTIIYTIASNSIALWIIAIGLVFYAGLWVVLTLDTLRLVRLVKAAPSARAGIAAFTTVALVLVSGTAAYGAYVATTASGFLSSVFAAGPSEPPVDGRYNILLLGGDSGPDREGMRPDSMTVVSIDAETGSAVMVGLPRDLEDVPFPDHSPLAAMYPEGYGSIDGCNVDTCHLNSIYTEVELKSPELYPDATARGSEPGIDAMMDAAEGVTGLPIQYFVLIDMQGFEQLVNALGGVEIDVETRIPIGGDEDNNNVDGWIEPGLQKLDGYHALWYGRARYGVAGGDYARMARQRVLQEAILRQFTPANVLTKFQDVAQAGEETVRTDIPQSMLGYFVDLAMKTREQPITTVELVPETGVDPMEPDWELVHSLVAQAVAPPATEEPAG